Proteins co-encoded in one Spirosoma endbachense genomic window:
- a CDS encoding choice-of-anchor Q domain-containing protein: protein MINVYRSVLFAIILSSLLLGLPHTGWTQVIRYVSTTGTNANPASATSWATSTTNLQGAINASSAGDQVWVRSGTFKPTLTAARDISFSMKNGVAIYGGFVGNETSLSQRAAINPTAGTPSSTTLSGNLDSDNTPNNNSFHVINNNSIGLTNTAILDGFVIADGAANGSGTAGYGDGSLGYVLSGDDLGGGVFNGAGFNGNQCSPTFRFCTFANNQASQKGGAMFNKGYEGGICDPVLTNCAFLNNQANGGGAILSWGDGYVYTGFSRPVLTNCAFWSNQATYGGAMYNDGAKGNSSPVLTNCAFLGNQAQIGGAMFNDTFTGFCNLVLTSSTFQSNVASSAGGALFNNTFSNVSVVLANSVLFNNGGANSVAGATAAATFTATYTLLESSITGVNISGPGNLLATTTPFASTSSAALAVGSAAINAGNPASQTVVNGPYSATALPVTDFQGNQRIVGGRVDMGAVESPTVASAPPMRLYVAASQTTNIADGLTWSSAFPNLQSALTYPNSQSLTEIWVAAGTYKPTATTTRTLSFQMRNGLAIYGGFRGNELDLSLRPAINPVTGSPSSSTLSGDIDNDGTLNGNSIHLINNPTGLTTTAVLDGFVLTGGNADGSSPNERGGGILNNGGSSPTLRNLMFENNSAQLGGALFNSGGSAVVTNSNFQRNISTGFGGAIYSDGASTYALTNCGFRENRAVNGGALAALAASQPTITNCTFLSNTATSGGGVLFADNSSPLFISGSFQNNQGGSGGISAIQNNAAPVLTNCVLFGNGGANTFNSLVTVQYSMLDQTVIRYTSDPTNLTITASPFVSTTPGTPSDLALNGCTPAINAGNPASQTVASGPYSTTALPATDLLGNPRIRGNRVDMGAIEYQTTPNPYVGITQQPSANGLACAGSPYSSVPVSASGTGPLTFQWYKAGPSGIPVLLPDQTSATLSLPSAQTADSGNYSVVVTGACNSVTSTAFSLTVNLTPSRLYVRANAMGAGTGLSWADAFPDLQTALAYGYGNSCAQNLTEIWVAQGVYKPTSSTDRMVSFAMRNGVSIFGGFVGNETSLSQRPTINLANGPGGASQPSSSTLSGDIGAVGNNADNSNHVISNPRGLDASAVLDGFVITGGNGDLGGGVYNNGIYVDVTTYNISFCNPTFRNCAFVSNSAGQGGAIYNNGFRGAASPTLLNCLFQGNSANQGGAIYNNSTAGSGANPKLISCAFLGNSAGQGGTVFTFSYADGSSPEFINCSWQGNSAGQGSVLFNRSEGYFVTINPVLTNCVLFGNGGGNTFVNSSEGNSVFASVSANYSLMEPSVGGYNGSQNIITNIAPFVSTTTVALNTCTLAIDSANPTTTSATVGNTDLSGNPRVVHNGLDRGAVELQETPVAYAGFISQPAAGSLVCVGTAVNVPVSVSGTEPLSYQWYKTSSSGGTILVNNQTSATLMLPSVTTGDAGSYSVVVTGSCNSVTSTAFNLTTPTLTAGTLTCAQTSVTLTATGGSQYAFAGPGGGSTGIVSQDINSGMAVVNVAGVYSATVTDAGGCVSSLTVLVTSNTTPPPVMLEASATVLCNQSSLTLTATGGTSYTLLGTSNSTGVFVFSGGSFPVGVQTFTVAATPTNGCATAAMVSVTFVDAKRLYVRAGADATGNGLSWATAFPDLKTALTYNGVCAQNLTEIWVAQGVYKPTSTTDRNASFQMRNGVAIYGGFVGNETSLSQRPIINLVDSPGGASQPSSSTLSGDIGQVGNPADNSYHVINHQYGLYLDASAVLDGFVITGGNANENSFPDNSGGGIYNDYSSPMLVNCLLQGNNAAFFAGAMMNIANNSVLTNCAFRGNTAAGGGAIGNASSAPLLVNCSLQGNTASEGGGAIYNTDGNPVLVNCSLQGNTAPAGGVVYNGIRSSLRLTNSVVFNNGGSTTFFNPDGTVTATYSLFDNSVTGYISDPTNLTTVTSPFASTTSVGLNPCSPAINVGNPASLTSITGPYSETVLPATDLAGNSRIVGGRVDMGAVEYQAETLVIIQQPVAGSAVCGGSTVVASVRVNGSASAYQWYRNGTALTGIASATTASLTLTNVQTGDAGSYSVVISGDCLSLTSTAFGLTVNSPPTVTLTASISLLTCTTPTATLTASGAAGAPGTSYSFSGPGILASNPTSGTALVNATGSYSVTVTTANGCSATASIALSYQNCAPTVANNIPSQSATVGNSFSYSIPTNTFTDAETPNSLILSVVGLPAGLSFVSPNTITGVPSTTVGSPFSVTVVASDPGGGSVATIFQLSVSQAGGCNSMYTIKAGNWTDVSVWSCGRLPTGTDVVTLNHAVNLPASYQGQALRMIYSLAGNLVMEANSRLQLGSN from the coding sequence ATGATCAACGTTTACCGTTCCGTTTTATTCGCTATTATTTTGTCCAGCCTGCTGCTGGGGTTGCCGCATACAGGTTGGACGCAGGTAATCCGCTACGTCAGCACCACCGGCACCAACGCTAACCCCGCCAGTGCCACCAGTTGGGCTACCTCCACTACCAACCTGCAAGGGGCTATCAATGCCAGCAGTGCTGGGGATCAGGTCTGGGTACGTTCGGGAACGTTTAAGCCTACCCTTACGGCGGCCCGCGACATTAGTTTTTCGATGAAAAACGGGGTGGCGATCTATGGTGGTTTTGTGGGCAACGAGACCAGCCTGAGCCAGCGAGCTGCCATCAATCCCACGGCAGGAACTCCCTCCAGCACCACGCTTTCCGGCAATCTGGATAGCGATAACACCCCGAACAACAATAGCTTCCACGTCATCAACAACAACTCAATCGGGCTAACGAACACGGCTATTCTCGATGGTTTTGTGATTGCTGATGGCGCTGCCAATGGGAGTGGTACGGCGGGATATGGGGACGGTAGTCTGGGATACGTTCTCAGTGGAGACGATCTCGGCGGGGGAGTGTTTAACGGCGCGGGCTTCAATGGAAACCAATGCAGCCCCACGTTCCGGTTCTGTACATTTGCGAATAATCAGGCATCGCAAAAAGGCGGGGCTATGTTCAATAAGGGGTATGAAGGAGGCATCTGTGACCCGGTACTGACCAACTGCGCTTTTCTGAACAATCAGGCCAACGGTGGGGGCGCTATCCTCAGCTGGGGCGATGGGTATGTGTACACCGGCTTTAGCAGACCAGTACTGACCAACTGTGCCTTTTGGAGTAATCAGGCTACGTATGGCGGAGCTATGTACAACGATGGAGCTAAGGGCAATAGTAGCCCGGTGCTGACTAACTGTGCCTTTCTCGGCAATCAGGCTCAGATCGGCGGGGCCATGTTCAATGATACGTTCACGGGTTTCTGTAACCTGGTGCTGACCAGCAGTACCTTCCAGAGCAACGTAGCATCCAGTGCCGGTGGGGCTTTGTTCAACAATACGTTCAGCAACGTCAGTGTAGTGCTGGCCAACAGCGTTCTATTTAACAATGGGGGAGCCAACAGCGTCGCCGGGGCCACGGCAGCTGCTACCTTCACGGCTACCTATACCCTGCTGGAAAGTTCCATTACGGGTGTCAACATCAGCGGCCCAGGCAACCTCCTCGCCACTACCACACCCTTTGCCAGCACCAGCAGTGCGGCTCTGGCGGTTGGCTCGGCAGCCATCAATGCGGGTAACCCAGCCAGCCAGACCGTTGTCAATGGGCCGTATTCAGCCACAGCCCTGCCCGTTACCGACTTCCAGGGGAATCAGCGTATCGTGGGCGGGCGTGTGGACATGGGCGCAGTGGAGTCCCCGACCGTTGCTTCTGCACCACCCATGCGGCTCTACGTCGCGGCCAGCCAGACGACCAACATAGCCGACGGGCTAACCTGGTCCAGTGCCTTCCCCAACCTGCAATCAGCACTCACCTATCCTAACAGCCAAAGCCTGACAGAAATCTGGGTGGCTGCGGGTACGTATAAACCCACTGCGACCACGACCCGGACCCTGAGTTTCCAGATGCGGAATGGCCTGGCGATTTACGGCGGCTTCCGGGGCAACGAATTAGACCTCAGCCTACGCCCGGCCATCAACCCTGTAACGGGCAGCCCATCCAGTAGTACGCTCTCCGGCGACATTGACAACGACGGGACGCTGAATGGTAACAGCATACACCTCATCAACAACCCCACCGGGCTCACTACCACCGCCGTGCTGGATGGGTTTGTGCTGACGGGAGGCAATGCCGATGGCAGTTCCCCCAACGAGCGGGGCGGGGGCATTCTGAACAACGGCGGCAGTAGCCCCACCCTGCGGAACCTGATGTTCGAGAACAACTCGGCGCAGTTAGGCGGGGCTCTATTCAACAGCGGGGGTAGTGCAGTCGTTACCAACAGTAATTTCCAGCGAAACATATCGACCGGGTTTGGCGGGGCCATTTATAGCGATGGAGCGAGTACCTACGCCCTTACAAACTGTGGTTTTCGAGAAAATCGTGCGGTCAATGGGGGGGCACTTGCCGCGCTTGCCGCTAGCCAGCCGACCATCACCAACTGTACGTTTCTGAGCAATACGGCCACCAGCGGGGGCGGGGTACTCTTTGCCGACAATAGCAGCCCTTTGTTTATAAGCGGTAGCTTTCAGAACAATCAGGGAGGGAGTGGGGGCATCTCGGCTATCCAGAACAATGCGGCTCCAGTGCTGACCAACTGTGTACTGTTTGGCAACGGAGGAGCCAATACATTCAACAGTCTCGTCACCGTGCAGTATAGCATGCTCGACCAAACCGTTATCCGGTATACCAGCGACCCCACCAACCTGACCATTACGGCCTCGCCCTTTGTCAGCACCACACCCGGCACGCCCAGCGATCTGGCCCTGAATGGCTGTACTCCTGCCATAAACGCGGGTAACCCAGCCAGCCAGACGGTGGCTTCGGGACCGTATTCGACTACGGCCTTGCCTGCCACCGACTTGCTGGGGAACCCGCGCATCCGGGGCAACCGGGTCGATATGGGGGCTATTGAGTACCAGACCACCCCGAACCCATATGTAGGCATTACCCAGCAACCATCCGCCAATGGGTTGGCTTGCGCGGGGTCCCCCTATTCATCAGTGCCGGTGAGCGCGTCGGGGACGGGGCCGCTGACCTTCCAGTGGTACAAAGCTGGCCCTTCCGGGATTCCGGTCCTACTGCCCGACCAGACTTCGGCCACGTTGAGCTTGCCGTCGGCGCAGACTGCCGATTCGGGCAACTACTCAGTAGTGGTGACGGGAGCCTGTAATTCTGTGACCAGTACTGCTTTTAGCCTGACGGTGAATCTCACGCCCAGCCGCCTGTACGTGCGGGCCAACGCGATGGGTGCTGGCACGGGCCTGTCGTGGGCCGATGCCTTCCCCGATCTGCAAACCGCCCTCGCCTATGGATATGGTAATAGCTGCGCCCAGAACCTAACCGAAATCTGGGTGGCACAAGGCGTCTATAAACCTACTTCTTCCACCGACCGCATGGTGAGCTTCGCGATGCGGAACGGAGTGAGTATCTTCGGCGGGTTTGTGGGCAACGAGACCAGCCTGAGTCAGCGACCCACTATCAACCTCGCTAACGGTCCCGGCGGGGCATCGCAACCCAGCAGTAGTACGCTCAGTGGCGACATCGGTGCGGTGGGCAACAACGCCGACAACAGCAATCACGTCATTAGCAACCCGCGGGGACTTGACGCTTCGGCTGTGCTGGACGGCTTCGTGATTACCGGCGGCAACGGCGATTTGGGCGGGGGCGTGTACAATAATGGTATCTATGTGGACGTGACTACCTACAATATCAGTTTTTGCAATCCTACGTTTCGCAACTGCGCGTTTGTGAGTAACTCGGCGGGACAGGGTGGAGCCATCTATAACAACGGTTTTCGAGGGGCGGCTAGCCCTACGCTGCTCAATTGCCTGTTTCAGGGCAATTCGGCCAATCAGGGTGGAGCTATCTATAACAACTCAACGGCGGGGAGTGGAGCGAATCCGAAGCTCATCAGCTGCGCATTTCTGGGCAATTCGGCGGGACAAGGCGGAACTGTCTTTACCTTCTCGTATGCAGATGGCAGCAGTCCGGAATTCATAAACTGCTCCTGGCAGGGCAACTCGGCGGGGCAGGGCAGTGTCCTGTTCAACCGAAGCGAAGGCTATTTTGTGACTATCAATCCCGTGCTCACCAACTGTGTGCTGTTTGGTAATGGGGGAGGCAATACATTTGTCAACAGCAGCGAGGGCAATAGTGTCTTTGCCAGCGTGTCGGCCAATTACTCCCTGATGGAGCCGTCGGTGGGAGGGTATAACGGAAGTCAGAATATTATTACAAACATCGCTCCTTTTGTGAGTACGACTACCGTAGCCCTCAACACCTGTACGCTGGCTATCGACTCCGCCAACCCGACGACTACCTCGGCTACGGTGGGCAACACCGACCTGTCGGGCAATCCACGGGTTGTGCATAATGGTCTCGACCGGGGGGCTGTAGAGTTACAGGAGACGCCTGTGGCCTACGCGGGCTTTATCAGCCAACCGGCAGCCGGTTCGCTCGTTTGTGTGGGAACCGCTGTGAACGTACCCGTCAGCGTAAGCGGTACGGAGCCGTTGAGTTACCAGTGGTATAAAACAAGTTCGTCGGGAGGAACGATACTGGTAAATAATCAAACCTCAGCTACGCTCATGCTGCCCTCAGTTACCACCGGAGATGCAGGTAGCTATTCGGTTGTGGTGACAGGTAGCTGTAACTCCGTGACCAGCACCGCTTTCAACCTGACAACGCCCACCTTGACTGCGGGTACGCTCACCTGCGCACAAACCAGCGTGACACTAACCGCAACAGGCGGCAGCCAGTACGCCTTTGCCGGGCCAGGTGGTGGGTCAACAGGGATTGTTAGTCAGGACATAAACAGTGGCATGGCAGTGGTTAATGTAGCCGGGGTGTACTCGGCTACGGTTACGGATGCAGGGGGGTGTGTCAGTTCGCTCACGGTACTAGTGACCAGCAACACTACCCCGCCCCCGGTGATGCTAGAGGCTAGTGCGACGGTGCTTTGCAACCAGTCGAGCCTGACACTGACGGCGACGGGCGGCACCAGTTATACTCTCCTGGGTACCAGCAATTCTACCGGAGTGTTCGTTTTTTCCGGCGGTAGTTTTCCGGTGGGTGTGCAAACGTTCACCGTGGCGGCTACCCCCACCAACGGTTGCGCTACGGCGGCCATGGTGAGTGTTACGTTTGTGGATGCTAAGCGCCTGTACGTGCGGGCAGGAGCTGATGCAACTGGCAATGGGCTAAGTTGGGCAACGGCCTTTCCCGATCTAAAAACGGCTCTTACCTATAATGGTGTCTGCGCCCAGAACCTGACCGAAATCTGGGTGGCTCAGGGCGTCTATAAACCCACCTCTACGACCGACCGCAACGCCAGTTTCCAAATGCGGAACGGGGTAGCGATTTATGGTGGTTTTGTGGGCAACGAAACCAGTCTGAGCCAGCGACCCATCATCAACCTCGTTGACAGTCCCGGCGGGGCATCGCAACCCAGCAGCTCCACCCTCAGTGGTGACATCGGTCAGGTGGGAAACCCCGCCGACAACAGCTATCACGTCATCAACCATCAATACGGTTTGTATCTCGACGCTTCAGCGGTGCTGGATGGTTTTGTTATTACGGGCGGCAATGCGAATGAGAATAGTTTCCCGGACAATAGTGGTGGAGGTATATACAACGATTATAGCAGCCCTATGCTGGTTAACTGTTTGCTGCAGGGCAACAATGCAGCCTTCTTTGCCGGAGCCATGATGAATATTGCTAATAATTCGGTGCTGACGAACTGCGCTTTTCGGGGCAATACGGCTGCTGGGGGCGGGGCCATCGGCAACGCCAGCAGTGCCCCGCTATTGGTGAACTGTAGCCTACAAGGCAATACGGCTTCTGAGGGCGGTGGGGCTATTTATAACACCGACGGCAACCCGGTGCTGGTGAACTGTAGCCTACAGGGCAATACAGCTCCCGCAGGTGGAGTCGTATACAATGGCATCCGTAGTAGCCTTCGCCTGACTAATTCTGTAGTATTCAATAACGGGGGGAGTACTACGTTCTTTAACCCCGATGGCACCGTTACCGCTACCTACAGTCTTTTCGACAACAGCGTGACGGGCTACATCAGCGACCCCACCAACCTGACAACAGTCACCTCACCCTTTGCATCGACCACGAGCGTGGGACTGAACCCCTGCTCACCGGCCATCAACGTGGGAAATCCAGCCAGCCTGACCTCTATTACGGGGCCCTACTCCGAAACGGTCCTACCGGCAACCGATCTGGCCGGTAATTCGCGTATCGTGGGTGGTCGGGTGGATATGGGGGCCGTAGAATATCAGGCGGAGACGCTGGTAATTATACAACAGCCGGTGGCAGGCTCGGCCGTCTGCGGGGGAAGTACGGTGGTGGCCAGTGTGCGTGTGAATGGTTCTGCCTCTGCGTATCAGTGGTACAGGAACGGTACTGCCCTGACAGGTATTGCCTCGGCGACGACCGCCAGCCTGACGCTGACCAACGTGCAGACCGGAGATGCAGGAAGCTATTCGGTGGTTATTAGTGGTGATTGTCTCAGCCTGACCAGCACAGCATTCGGCCTGACGGTGAATAGCCCGCCAACGGTAACGTTGACGGCCAGTATCTCCCTGCTCACCTGTACTACCCCCACCGCTACCCTGACCGCCAGTGGAGCAGCCGGCGCTCCTGGCACTTCCTATAGCTTTAGTGGCCCCGGTATCCTGGCTTCGAATCCGACCAGTGGTACGGCGCTGGTCAATGCGACTGGCAGCTATTCGGTCACCGTGACGACGGCCAATGGCTGCTCGGCAACGGCCAGTATTGCATTGAGTTACCAGAATTGTGCCCCTACGGTAGCGAACAACATCCCATCTCAATCGGCCACAGTAGGTAATTCGTTCAGTTACAGCATCCCGACTAACACTTTCACCGATGCCGAAACCCCCAACAGTCTCATCCTCTCGGTGGTAGGCTTGCCAGCTGGTCTAAGTTTTGTTTCTCCCAATACGATCACGGGTGTACCTTCGACAACGGTGGGTTCCCCTTTCAGCGTAACGGTGGTAGCCAGCGATCCGGGGGGTGGGTCGGTAGCGACGATTTTCCAACTGAGTGTGAGCCAGGCAGGCGGCTGTAACAGCATGTACACCATAAAAGCAGGCAATTGGACGGATGTCAGCGTATGGTCGTGTGGGCGGTTACCGACAGGAACGGACGTGGTAACTTTGAATCATGCCGTAAATCTGCCGGCTAGTTATCAGGGGCAGGCCTTACGGATGATTTATTCCCTAGCTGGGAACCTGGTGATGGAGGCCAATAGTCGGTTGCAGCTGGGAAGTAATTAG
- a CDS encoding ATP-binding protein, which produces MKRSSQLMVAGYLLAWLTGGRLLAQQLMPRLIRQIGEPPGISLKTNEIKEDKQGRLWLATHNGLVRFDGQRFRVFHDPVLKQGDYYYHCMFSPDGRIWLKQDEGYALPYFDPQRQQIRRVADTTRLVRQYLAKYGCHYVFADGQANLWIGLRGQGMLRFNPRTGAVDHVFNQKANVRCITQDRQGRIWFTSDQGLYVYHPATTRLTAYQPDPQHSDTSLGSLLTYGLHIRSDGTILIGLDNEIDLLNPVTGQIRQLRLIPSTRFPRQIVFDCFDDPQGNTYFPTETTLYRYTSRGVIERIEGHQPMQLPSDCFPSSTNRLWVTTGRTLFEYDLGQMQPLPPLNLLDVVINGTRLETNSDERRLDRDSLGPSSRGPSSRGPSSRGPSSRGPSSLGRTTLTIQENDLLSIRFSPYASWHSSTFRFRLQGFDQQWNVEESVDATASYQLPAGNYTFVVNRALKAGQWEARRHTFQLIVQPPFWKTGGFFVLVSFILTCSLLFLYRSLRSRYKLRQQLVQRQMEADNLRQLDEMKSRFFTNITHEFRTPLTLILGPIEQLLQEGQSTAIQGRLSGIETHARQLLGLINQLMDMTKLEAGMMPIHASVGNLNEFIRSVISTFQGQADGRSITLSVNGQLPGDYWFDADKLKQILVNILSNAIKFTPTGGRISISLLEASPLTLTVADTGIGIAPDQLPLIFNRFYQVDDSATRQQEGTGIGLALVKELAERQGGYIKAESAVGKGTSFTLYLPYRPALSTDSVLAELPSADGGEATGEKIDDIPDYRPIVLLVEDNRELADFITESLPQDYQIHWARNGVEGLERAQQFMPDLVISDVLMPEMDGYTLCHQLKSDIRTSHIPVLLLTAKVSVESRLKGLAQGADDYLTKPFQLTELQLRVRNQLASRQRLREWVRSTLGSPDPVPLAPQTPDPFLAQLYQLMDAHLTDPKFGVETMMSQLSLSRTNLFRKVKTLTGLSANDLLRQYRLKQATFYLREGLTVSETAYRVGFESPAYFAKCFRTMYGLSPRDFSAQS; this is translated from the coding sequence GTGAAACGATCTAGCCAATTGATGGTCGCCGGATACCTGCTGGCCTGGCTGACCGGTGGGCGACTACTGGCTCAGCAGCTGATGCCCAGGCTGATTCGCCAGATTGGTGAACCGCCCGGTATTAGCCTGAAAACCAACGAAATTAAAGAAGATAAGCAGGGCAGGCTGTGGTTGGCTACCCATAATGGGCTGGTGCGGTTTGACGGACAACGGTTTCGGGTATTCCATGACCCTGTGCTCAAGCAAGGGGATTACTACTATCATTGTATGTTCTCCCCCGATGGCCGCATCTGGCTAAAGCAAGATGAAGGCTATGCGCTGCCTTACTTTGATCCGCAGCGACAGCAGATTCGGCGCGTGGCCGACACGACACGGCTGGTCCGTCAGTATTTAGCCAAGTACGGTTGTCACTATGTGTTCGCCGATGGCCAGGCTAATCTCTGGATTGGGTTACGAGGCCAGGGCATGCTTCGCTTTAATCCGCGTACCGGTGCCGTTGATCACGTATTTAACCAAAAAGCGAATGTGCGCTGTATTACCCAGGACCGGCAGGGGCGTATCTGGTTTACCAGTGATCAGGGGCTTTATGTCTATCATCCAGCTACCACTCGCCTAACGGCCTACCAGCCTGATCCACAGCATTCGGATACCTCACTGGGCAGTCTGCTTACCTACGGCTTGCACATCCGCTCCGATGGCACCATCCTGATCGGCCTGGATAACGAAATTGATCTATTAAACCCGGTTACCGGACAGATCCGGCAGCTACGCCTGATTCCTTCCACCCGCTTTCCCCGTCAAATCGTGTTTGACTGCTTCGATGATCCGCAGGGGAACACCTACTTTCCGACTGAAACAACACTCTACCGGTATACCAGCCGGGGTGTCATTGAGCGCATTGAAGGGCATCAGCCCATGCAATTACCATCCGATTGCTTTCCCAGTTCCACCAATCGACTATGGGTAACGACGGGCCGGACATTGTTCGAGTATGATCTTGGCCAGATGCAGCCATTGCCTCCCCTGAATCTGCTGGACGTAGTGATTAATGGCACCCGATTAGAAACCAATTCAGACGAGCGTCGCCTGGACAGGGATAGCCTGGGACCATCCAGTCGGGGACCATCCAGTCGGGGACCATCCAGTCGGGGACCATCCAGTCGGGGACCATCCAGTCTGGGGCGAACCACACTGACCATTCAGGAGAACGATTTACTGAGTATCCGCTTTTCACCCTACGCGAGCTGGCATTCCTCGACGTTTCGCTTTCGGCTGCAAGGCTTTGATCAACAATGGAATGTAGAGGAGAGCGTCGATGCAACAGCCAGTTATCAATTACCGGCGGGTAACTACACCTTCGTGGTTAATCGAGCGCTAAAAGCGGGCCAATGGGAGGCCAGGCGACATACATTCCAGCTGATTGTACAACCTCCTTTCTGGAAAACCGGCGGGTTCTTTGTGTTAGTGAGTTTTATCCTAACCTGTAGCTTGCTGTTTCTGTATCGATCGTTGCGCAGCCGGTACAAATTACGCCAGCAACTTGTCCAACGGCAGATGGAGGCCGATAATCTCCGGCAATTAGACGAGATGAAAAGCCGGTTTTTCACCAACATCACCCACGAATTCCGCACTCCCTTAACCCTGATTCTGGGTCCCATCGAGCAACTGTTGCAGGAAGGGCAGTCCACGGCTATTCAGGGACGACTATCAGGGATCGAAACCCATGCCCGTCAGTTACTGGGGCTGATTAATCAGTTAATGGACATGACCAAACTAGAGGCCGGGATGATGCCCATTCATGCCTCAGTCGGCAACCTGAACGAATTCATCCGTAGCGTAATTAGCACCTTTCAAGGACAAGCTGACGGCCGCTCTATCACCCTGTCGGTAAACGGCCAGCTTCCGGGAGACTACTGGTTTGATGCCGACAAACTCAAACAGATTCTGGTTAATATCCTCTCGAACGCGATAAAGTTCACCCCTACTGGCGGGCGCATTAGTATTTCCCTCCTGGAGGCTTCCCCCCTTACGCTAACCGTCGCGGACACTGGCATCGGCATAGCGCCTGACCAACTGCCCTTAATTTTTAATCGCTTTTATCAGGTTGACGATTCAGCGACACGCCAGCAGGAAGGCACCGGCATCGGGCTGGCCCTGGTGAAAGAACTCGCTGAACGACAAGGGGGGTATATTAAAGCCGAAAGCGCGGTGGGTAAAGGCACGAGTTTCACCCTTTACTTGCCGTATCGTCCGGCACTGTCCACCGATTCGGTGCTGGCTGAACTCCCTTCCGCTGACGGGGGGGAGGCAACTGGCGAAAAGATCGACGATATCCCCGACTATAGGCCGATTGTGCTGCTCGTGGAAGATAATCGGGAACTGGCCGATTTTATCACCGAAAGTCTTCCCCAGGATTATCAGATTCACTGGGCACGTAACGGCGTTGAGGGATTGGAACGGGCTCAGCAGTTCATGCCGGATCTGGTAATTAGCGATGTGCTCATGCCCGAAATGGATGGCTATACCCTCTGCCATCAACTAAAGTCAGATATCCGAACGAGTCATATTCCCGTTCTGCTGTTGACGGCCAAAGTGTCCGTCGAGAGTCGGCTGAAGGGTTTGGCGCAGGGTGCCGACGATTACCTAACCAAACCGTTTCAGTTGACCGAGTTGCAACTGCGGGTGCGTAATCAACTAGCCAGCCGACAGCGGCTGCGCGAGTGGGTCCGCTCGACGCTTGGCAGTCCGGACCCCGTGCCATTGGCACCCCAGACGCCCGATCCTTTTCTGGCCCAGCTTTACCAACTCATGGATGCGCACCTAACCGATCCGAAATTCGGAGTAGAAACGATGATGAGCCAGCTAAGCCTGAGCCGCACGAATCTATTTCGTAAAGTGAAAACGCTAACGGGTTTATCGGCCAATGATCTTCTGCGCCAGTACCGTCTCAAACAGGCCACTTTCTACCTACGCGAAGGGCTGACCGTCAGCGAGACGGCTTATCGGGTAGGCTTTGAGAGCCCGGCATATTTCGCCAAGTGTTTCCGGACTATGTACGGGCTATCACCCCGCGACTTTTCGGCCCAATCCTAA
- a CDS encoding CPBP family intramembrane glutamic endopeptidase has product MEYSVRPIWHKLVTLDWKFGLFLLLFICIPRFLLVLLANASGNYSSIGAIMVISALCPFLFLTSSGRRRIGLTRPKRYGWLLVAFLAGLIFSLLLYYVGWSLYANTYQNWYVYIGKSYNIPQAINPSNKSILFAVVALTGMLFSPIGEELFFRGIVHASFANSVGDRKATQIDGSAFALTHLSHFGFVFIHNQWHFYVVPALIWVVSMFIVSMLFIKFKTYSSSILGAILCHSGFNLGMTYCIFYLL; this is encoded by the coding sequence GTGGAATACTCAGTAAGGCCCATTTGGCATAAACTAGTTACTTTAGATTGGAAATTCGGTCTTTTCTTACTGCTTTTCATTTGTATCCCCCGCTTTTTATTGGTCTTGTTGGCTAACGCATCAGGTAATTACAGTTCAATCGGGGCAATCATGGTCATCTCGGCCTTATGTCCGTTTCTATTTTTGACCTCTTCTGGACGCCGACGAATCGGATTAACCAGACCAAAGCGATATGGCTGGCTATTAGTGGCGTTTTTAGCTGGCCTTATCTTCAGTTTACTACTTTACTATGTAGGCTGGAGTTTATACGCTAACACCTACCAAAACTGGTACGTGTATATTGGTAAATCATATAACATACCCCAGGCTATCAACCCGTCTAATAAATCAATTCTGTTTGCTGTTGTGGCCCTAACAGGGATGCTGTTTAGCCCAATCGGCGAAGAGCTATTCTTCAGAGGAATCGTTCACGCCAGTTTTGCCAACTCAGTGGGTGACAGAAAAGCTACTCAAATCGATGGTTCTGCCTTCGCTCTAACTCACCTCTCTCATTTTGGCTTCGTATTTATCCATAATCAATGGCATTTCTATGTAGTACCGGCTTTAATTTGGGTGGTAAGCATGTTTATAGTCAGCATGCTGTTCATTAAGTTCAAAACCTATTCCAGTTCAATTCTAGGGGCTATCCTCTGCCATTCAGGCTTTAATCTAGGCATGACCTATTGTATATTTTACCTACTATAA